One window of the Dreissena polymorpha isolate Duluth1 chromosome 5, UMN_Dpol_1.0, whole genome shotgun sequence genome contains the following:
- the LOC127831073 gene encoding uncharacterized protein LOC127831073 — protein sequence MKKAFMTGTQCYGVPSRVRSDHGLENTGVGAFMIAHHGPRRSSFITGRSIHNQRIERMWRDLFASATSVFHSLFTYLEESEQLDLANPVHMWCLHHVFLPRVQRALDIFREGWNLHRLSGERGRTPTQLYIEGMMCQAGQCHRGIDNMVFRVPEEAIQDHDEYGIDDEVEVAPREDMIINVSNVDCPLNEQDFTRLEQTVNIESDHQGVDCFLACVEFCNSVL from the coding sequence ATGAAAAAAGCCTTCATGACAGGCACCCAGTGCTATGGTGTCCCATCAAGAGTCCGGAGCGATCATGGACTGGAGAATACCGGGGTTGGGGCGTTTATGATAGCGCATCATGGACCTCGTCGCAGTTCTTTCATCACGGGAAGGAGCATTCACAATCAGCGGATTGAACGCATGTGGCGTGACCTGTTTGCCAGTGCAACAAGCGTGTTTCACAGCTTGTTTACGTATCTTGAGGAGTCTGAACAGTTGGATTTGGCAAATCCAGTGCACATGTGGTGTCTTCATCACGTGTTTCTGCCTCGTGTCCAGCGAGCATTAGACATATTTCGTGAGGGCTGGAACTTGCACAGGTTGAGTGGTGAAAGAGGTAGAACCCCCACACAGCTCTACATTGAGGGCATGATGTGCCAAGCTGGACAGTGTCATAGGGGCATCGACAACATGGTGTTCCGTGTTCCGGAGGAGGCCATCCAAGACCATGACGAATATGGCATTGACGATGAGGTTGAGGTAGCTCCCCGAGAAGACATGATCATCAATGTGTCAAATGTAGACTGTCCTCTGAATGAGCAGGACTTCACAAGACTAGAACAAACTGTGAACATTGAAAGTGATCACCAGGGTGTGGATTGTTTCTTGGCATGTGTGGAGTTCTGCAATTCTGTGTTGTGA